A window of the Candidatus Deferrimicrobiaceae bacterium genome harbors these coding sequences:
- a CDS encoding ATP-binding protein, whose product MTTLKSRYDAARSGVEIADVGFFFLRVAALAGAVAWLLVAQVPPETVSTFLRIVAFFVAYGLLIYALLFIRFDRKRDIYRLSFLFDLVFVCLLVVYSGGFASSFFIGFYLLTALHAFYFGWVSGLVSAAVCAAAYYSAGVRVSEPELVDYLLKASFLFLIAMPIGLLSGVLRRDKEKIEWLNEDLRRSLERMTLLQKKLMEVEKLSALGRLTADVAHEIRNPLTVIGGFAKRLEDRLGEDTKEKRYAHVVVSEVARLERILRDTLIFSRDARVHFRYADMNELLVRTAMDYEEVCREKGIDLSVLPGPGPPQCIVDDDQIRMALGNLVTNAIDAMSGGGTLTLATRTECENGVNYVVIDVVDSGHGVPPDIIDRIFEPFYSTKGVGYGTGLGLSICRKIMEEHRGSARVSSTPGKGSVFSLLIPYIPSEDAFKAQCWEVMRCGVEAIDPVGKRCTAYPNFGRICWSVAGTMADTKVQCVVAEKIGDCRKCPFYEIVQQAGPG is encoded by the coding sequence ATGACCACCCTGAAATCCCGATATGATGCGGCCCGAAGCGGCGTCGAGATCGCGGACGTCGGGTTCTTCTTTCTCCGGGTCGCCGCCCTGGCGGGAGCCGTCGCATGGCTCCTGGTCGCGCAGGTTCCGCCGGAAACGGTTTCGACCTTTCTCCGGATCGTGGCCTTCTTCGTAGCCTATGGCCTCCTGATCTACGCGCTGCTGTTTATCCGTTTCGACAGGAAGCGGGACATTTACAGGCTGTCGTTCCTCTTCGACCTCGTCTTCGTTTGCCTCCTGGTCGTCTACTCCGGCGGGTTCGCGAGCAGCTTCTTCATCGGTTTCTATCTCCTCACGGCCCTGCACGCCTTCTACTTCGGCTGGGTCAGCGGGCTCGTATCGGCGGCCGTGTGCGCGGCTGCCTATTATTCCGCCGGCGTCCGGGTGTCCGAACCCGAACTGGTCGACTACCTCCTCAAGGCATCCTTTCTGTTCCTCATCGCGATGCCGATCGGTCTGCTCTCCGGAGTCCTGCGGAGGGACAAGGAGAAGATCGAATGGCTGAACGAGGATCTCCGGCGGTCCCTGGAGAGGATGACGCTTCTCCAGAAAAAGCTGATGGAGGTGGAGAAGCTCTCGGCCCTGGGCCGGCTCACCGCCGATGTGGCCCATGAGATCCGCAATCCCCTCACGGTCATCGGGGGGTTCGCCAAACGGCTCGAGGATCGTCTCGGGGAGGACACGAAGGAAAAGAGGTACGCGCACGTCGTCGTCTCCGAGGTGGCGAGGCTGGAGCGGATCCTGCGGGACACGCTGATCTTTTCGCGCGATGCGAGGGTCCACTTCCGGTACGCGGACATGAACGAACTGCTCGTCCGGACCGCAATGGATTACGAAGAGGTCTGCCGGGAAAAAGGGATCGACCTGTCGGTCCTACCCGGACCGGGGCCGCCGCAGTGCATCGTCGACGACGACCAGATCCGCATGGCTCTCGGCAACCTCGTGACGAACGCGATCGACGCGATGTCCGGGGGCGGGACCCTGACCCTGGCGACGCGGACGGAGTGCGAGAACGGCGTCAACTATGTGGTCATCGACGTGGTCGACTCGGGTCACGGCGTCCCGCCGGACATCATCGACCGGATCTTCGAGCCGTTCTATTCCACGAAGGGAGTCGGATACGGGACGGGGCTGGGCCTGTCCATCTGCAGGAAGATCATGGAAGAGCACCGGGGCTCCGCGAGGGTGTCGAGCACACCGGGCAAAGGGTCGGTCTTCAGTCTCCTCATCCCCTATATCCCTTCGGAGGATGCGTTCAAGGCGCAGTGCTGGGAGGTCATGCGGTGCGGCGTGGAGGCGATCGACCCGGTCGGGAAGAGGTGCACGGCGTACCCGAACTTCGGACGGATATGCTGGTCCGTGGCGGGAACCATGGCCGACACGAAGGTCCAGTGCGTCGTTGCCGAGAAGATCGGCGACTGCCGGAAGTGCCCTTTCTACGAGATCGTCCAGCAGGCCGGCCCGGGATAG
- a CDS encoding bifunctional hydroxymethylpyrimidine kinase/phosphomethylpyrimidine kinase: MAGNPKSPRTSNVEVEGEERRRPIPGRLTADRKSLGTGRGRSRRKGRRPSGEVQGVGRPRAVVRLPGGHSSIGCPWVVLKGGHLDIEGESIDVLCGGGELHFLRSPRLDSGNTHGTGCTFASAIAAGLANGRTPPEAVRQAKESLPRRSEAVFR; encoded by the coding sequence ATGGCGGGCAACCCGAAATCCCCGCGCACCTCGAACGTCGAGGTGGAAGGGGAGGAAAGGAGAAGGCCGATCCCCGGTCGCCTTACTGCGGACCGTAAGTCCTTGGGAACGGGTCGGGGGAGAAGTCGTCGAAAAGGGCGGAGACCGTCCGGGGAGGTTCAGGGGGTCGGAAGGCCTCGCGCCGTCGTGCGACTCCCCGGTGGGCATTCGAGTATCGGGTGTCCCTGGGTGGTCTTGAAGGGAGGGCACCTGGACATCGAAGGCGAGTCGATCGACGTGCTCTGCGGCGGCGGGGAGCTCCATTTCCTGCGATCGCCACGGTTGGATTCCGGAAATACCCACGGTACCGGCTGCACCTTCGCCTCCGCCATCGCCGCCGGGCTGGCCAACGGGCGGACGCCGCCGGAGGCCGTCCGGCAGGCCAAGGAGTCGTTACCGAGACGATCCGAAGCGGTCTTTCGATGA
- a CDS encoding phosphoribosylformylglycinamidine synthase subunit PurQ encodes MQYPFNPNGSANGIAALCFPDGRHLAIMPHPERTFLTWQWAWMPEEWRRSLKASPWLKLFLNAREWCEKG; translated from the coding sequence ATGCAGTACCCGTTCAACCCGAACGGGTCGGCGAATGGGATCGCGGCGCTTTGCTTCCCCGACGGCCGGCACCTGGCGATCATGCCCCATCCCGAGCGGACGTTCCTCACCTGGCAGTGGGCTTGGATGCCCGAGGAGTGGAGGCGATCCTTGAAGGCCTCCCCGTGGCTCAAGCTTTTCCTGAATGCCAGGGAGTGGTGCGAGAAGGGGTGA
- a CDS encoding NmrA family NAD(P)-binding protein produces MKSPFVICGASGNVGSRIAEWLLAAGEPVRVIGRERGHLGPLASNGAESWPGDLGDEAFLAKAFAGVRGAFVLIPPKHDAPDIRGYQNRVGDSLVSALSKARVPRVVTLSSIGAHLSEGTGPILGLHDLESKLETLMGAGVVHLRPAYFMENHLWSIPVIRTQGVNGSPVRPDVPIPMVATKDIADAAARLLHEGSFTGRSVRYLLGPRDLTMSEATRILGEAVGTPGLTYVQFPEEEARKAMIGMGMSRSVVEAMLEMERGFNAGKIRSTQGRNAENTTPTTLEEFANTVFANAYRAVA; encoded by the coding sequence ATGAAATCGCCTTTCGTGATCTGCGGTGCGTCGGGCAACGTCGGTTCCAGGATCGCCGAGTGGCTTCTGGCTGCCGGCGAACCGGTTCGCGTCATCGGGAGGGAGCGGGGCCACCTCGGGCCCCTGGCCTCGAATGGAGCGGAGTCGTGGCCGGGCGACCTCGGGGACGAGGCCTTTCTCGCGAAGGCCTTCGCGGGGGTCCGGGGCGCGTTCGTCCTGATCCCCCCGAAACACGACGCCCCCGACATCCGTGGGTATCAGAACCGGGTCGGAGATTCCCTCGTTTCGGCCCTTTCCAAGGCCCGCGTGCCGCGCGTCGTGACCTTGAGCAGCATCGGAGCGCACCTGTCCGAGGGAACGGGCCCGATCCTGGGCCTGCACGACCTGGAGTCGAAGCTCGAAACGCTCATGGGAGCGGGCGTGGTACACCTGCGGCCGGCCTATTTCATGGAGAACCACCTCTGGAGCATCCCCGTCATCCGGACACAGGGGGTCAACGGGAGCCCCGTGCGGCCCGACGTTCCGATCCCCATGGTCGCGACGAAGGACATCGCGGATGCGGCGGCCCGGCTGCTCCACGAGGGGTCCTTCACCGGACGTTCGGTCCGCTATCTGCTCGGTCCCCGGGACCTGACGATGTCCGAGGCCACCCGCATCCTCGGCGAGGCGGTCGGAACCCCGGGTCTCACGTACGTCCAGTTCCCCGAGGAGGAAGCGCGCAAGGCGATGATCGGGATGGGGATGTCCCGGAGCGTTGTCGAGGCGATGCTCGAGATGGAGCGCGGCTTCAACGCGGGAAAGATCCGCTCCACCCAGGGACGGAACGCGGAGAACACAACGCCTACGACCCTGGAGGAATTCGCGAATACCGTCTTCGCCAACGCGTACCGAGCCGTGGCGTAA
- a CDS encoding DUF1059 domain-containing protein produces the protein MMQKKLTCRAMGMNCGFEVYDESEEEILAALGDHAKRVHKVEFDETLKQKAKDRIRFHEP, from the coding sequence ATGATGCAGAAAAAGCTCACGTGCAGGGCGATGGGGATGAACTGCGGATTCGAGGTCTACGACGAGTCGGAGGAGGAGATCCTCGCGGCACTCGGAGACCACGCGAAGAGAGTGCACAAGGTCGAGTTCGACGAGACCCTGAAGCAGAAGGCGAAGGACCGCATCCGCTTCCACGAACCCTGA